One window of Cupriavidus oxalaticus genomic DNA carries:
- a CDS encoding L-threonine 3-dehydrogenase: MADSTPRILIVGANGQIGSELALALAERYGRTSVITSDVVPTGRHVHITHEMLNATDRGELATVVERHGITQVYLLAAALSATGEKAPQWAWNLNMTSLLNVLELARQTGLERVFWPSSIAAFGPTTPAVDTPQKTVMEPTTVYGISKQAGEGWCRWYHANHGVDVRSVRYPGLISHKTPPGGGTTDYAVDIFHAAVKGEPYTCFLKEDEALPMMYMPDALRATIELMEAPAERLGERGSYNIAGTTFTPAQIAAAIRKHVPDFEIRYEPDYRQAIAQGWPDSIDDSVARADWGWKAQYGLEEMVADMLANLRTALAA, from the coding sequence ATGGCCGACAGCACTCCCAGGATCCTGATCGTCGGCGCCAACGGCCAGATCGGCTCCGAGCTGGCACTGGCGCTGGCCGAGCGCTACGGCCGTACCAGCGTCATCACCTCCGACGTAGTGCCGACCGGCCGCCACGTGCACATCACGCACGAGATGCTCAACGCCACCGACCGCGGCGAACTCGCGACCGTGGTCGAGCGCCATGGCATCACGCAGGTCTACCTGCTGGCGGCGGCGCTGTCGGCCACCGGCGAAAAGGCGCCGCAGTGGGCATGGAACCTGAACATGACGAGCCTGCTCAACGTGCTGGAGCTGGCGCGGCAGACCGGGCTGGAGCGCGTGTTCTGGCCCAGCTCGATCGCTGCGTTCGGACCGACCACGCCAGCCGTGGATACGCCGCAGAAGACCGTGATGGAGCCGACCACCGTCTATGGCATTTCCAAGCAGGCGGGCGAGGGCTGGTGCCGCTGGTACCACGCCAACCACGGCGTCGACGTGCGCAGCGTGCGCTATCCGGGACTGATCTCGCACAAGACGCCGCCGGGCGGCGGCACCACGGACTATGCGGTCGACATCTTCCATGCAGCCGTGAAGGGCGAGCCCTACACGTGCTTCCTGAAGGAAGACGAGGCCCTGCCGATGATGTACATGCCCGACGCGCTGCGCGCGACCATCGAACTAATGGAGGCGCCGGCGGAACGGCTGGGCGAGCGCGGCAGCTACAACATCGCCGGCACCACCTTCACGCCCGCGCAGATCGCCGCGGCGATCCGCAAGCATGTGCCGGACTTCGAGATCCGCTACGAACCCGACTACCGCCAGGCGATCGCGCAAGGCTGGCCGGATTCGATCGACGATTCGGTGGCGCGCGCTGACTGGGGGTGGAAGGCGCAGTACGGCCTGGAGGAAATGGTCGCGGACATGCTGGCCAACCTGAGGACGGCGCTGGCCGCCTGA
- the ccmI gene encoding c-type cytochrome biogenesis protein CcmI, with translation MTTFWLLAAALIAAAMAGLLWPLLRRHAITDPGTPERTLLVDLYRDQLRELDADLRTGTLSAARHAEARDELGRRLLDEAADTATGTPRASTSALLAAALLAALPSAAILLYLHLGNPVALWRAGDMPEAGGSQHQLSGAQVEGMVNQLAQRLREAPADPAGWAMLARSYSVLERYADAAAAYARAVELAPEVASLRADYADVLASLNNGSLQGAPMAEISRALALDPDDPKALALAASAAVERGDKQAAIGYWEHLHRLLPPDSQTAARVAANLAAARGTSAAQPAQITGMVTLSEKAGRTPQPGDTLFVYALPADGSRKPLAVLRRQARDLPLTFTLDDAMAMRPDRKLSAHTQVVVEARISASGNAMPQSGDLVGRSGPLAVGSEGVRIAIDAAVP, from the coding sequence ATGACGACCTTCTGGCTGCTCGCCGCCGCGCTGATCGCCGCCGCCATGGCCGGACTGCTGTGGCCGCTGCTGCGCCGCCACGCCATTACCGACCCTGGCACACCGGAGCGCACGCTGCTGGTCGACCTGTACCGCGACCAGTTGCGCGAACTCGACGCCGACCTGCGCACCGGCACGCTGAGCGCGGCCCGGCATGCCGAGGCCCGCGACGAACTCGGCCGCCGGCTGCTGGATGAAGCCGCGGACACCGCCACCGGCACACCCCGCGCGAGCACGTCTGCACTGCTCGCCGCGGCGTTGCTGGCGGCGTTGCCGAGTGCCGCCATCCTGCTCTACCTGCACCTGGGCAACCCCGTCGCTCTCTGGCGCGCCGGCGACATGCCTGAGGCCGGCGGCAGCCAGCACCAGCTCAGCGGCGCGCAGGTAGAAGGCATGGTCAACCAGCTGGCGCAGCGGCTTCGCGAAGCGCCGGCCGATCCCGCAGGCTGGGCCATGCTGGCGCGCTCCTACAGCGTGCTGGAGCGGTATGCCGACGCGGCCGCGGCCTACGCCCGCGCAGTCGAGCTGGCGCCCGAGGTGGCATCGCTGCGCGCCGATTACGCCGACGTGCTGGCCAGCCTCAACAACGGCTCGCTGCAAGGCGCGCCCATGGCGGAGATCAGCCGGGCACTGGCGCTGGATCCGGATGACCCCAAGGCCCTGGCGCTCGCGGCCAGCGCTGCGGTGGAGCGCGGCGACAAGCAGGCGGCGATCGGCTACTGGGAACACCTGCACCGGCTGCTGCCCCCGGACTCGCAGACCGCGGCGCGCGTGGCCGCCAACCTCGCCGCGGCGCGTGGCACGTCCGCCGCGCAGCCGGCGCAGATTACCGGCATGGTCACGCTCAGCGAAAAGGCCGGGCGCACGCCGCAGCCGGGCGACACCCTGTTCGTCTACGCCCTGCCCGCCGACGGCTCGCGCAAGCCTCTGGCGGTGCTGCGCCGGCAGGCGCGCGACCTGCCGCTGACGTTCACGCTGGACGACGCGATGGCAATGCGGCCCGACCGCAAGCTGTCGGCACACACGCAGGTGGTGGTGGAGGCGCGCATTTCCGCGAGCGGGAATGCCATGCCGCAGTCGGGCGACCTGGTCGGGCGCAGCGGTCCGCTGGCAGTCGGCAGCGAAGGCGTGCGGATCGCCATCGACGCCGCCGTGCCATAG
- the kbl gene encoding glycine C-acetyltransferase: MSNAEAFYASIRTELDAIREAGLFKQERVIATPQGARVRTTDGREVINLCANNYLGLSSHPRVIEAAHEALRTHGFGLSSVRFICGTQDLHKTLEARLSAFLGTEDTILYGSAFDANGGLFETLLGAEDAVISDALNHASIIDGIRLSKARRYRYQHNDLDDLRVQLAQARADGARFVLVFTDGAFSMDGTIARLDEMRAICDEHGALLGIDECHATGFLGARGRGTHELRGVFGKIDIITGTLGKALGGASGGFTSARQEVVALLRQRSRPYLFSNTVAPAIVGASIAVLDILEGSTELRDRLERNTKFFRAGLDKLGFDVKAGEHPIIPIMVYDAEKAQQLAQRLLELGVYVVGFFYPVVPKGQARIRVQMSALHDEAALQAALDAFGAAGRELGLI; the protein is encoded by the coding sequence ATGTCGAATGCCGAGGCATTCTACGCATCCATCCGCACCGAACTCGACGCGATCCGCGAGGCCGGGCTGTTCAAGCAGGAGCGCGTGATCGCCACGCCGCAGGGCGCGCGGGTGCGCACCACCGACGGCCGCGAGGTGATCAATTTGTGCGCCAACAACTACCTTGGGTTGTCGTCGCACCCTCGCGTGATCGAGGCCGCGCACGAGGCGCTGCGCACGCATGGCTTCGGGCTGAGTTCGGTGCGCTTTATCTGCGGCACGCAAGACCTGCACAAGACGCTGGAAGCGCGGCTGTCGGCGTTCCTGGGCACCGAGGACACCATCCTTTATGGTTCGGCGTTCGATGCCAACGGCGGGCTGTTCGAGACGCTGCTGGGAGCCGAGGATGCAGTCATCAGCGATGCGCTCAACCATGCCTCGATCATCGACGGCATCCGCCTGAGCAAGGCGCGCCGCTACCGCTACCAGCACAACGACCTCGACGACCTGCGCGTGCAGCTGGCGCAGGCGCGCGCGGACGGCGCGCGCTTCGTGCTGGTATTTACCGACGGCGCGTTTTCGATGGACGGCACCATCGCGCGGCTGGACGAGATGCGCGCGATCTGCGACGAGCATGGCGCGCTGCTTGGCATCGACGAATGCCACGCCACTGGCTTCCTGGGCGCGCGCGGGCGCGGCACGCATGAGTTGCGCGGCGTGTTCGGCAAGATCGACATCATCACCGGCACGCTGGGCAAGGCGCTGGGCGGCGCGTCCGGCGGCTTTACCAGCGCGCGCCAGGAAGTGGTGGCGCTGCTGCGCCAGCGCTCGCGGCCGTACCTGTTCTCCAATACCGTGGCGCCGGCCATCGTCGGGGCATCGATCGCGGTGCTCGATATCCTGGAAGGCAGCACCGAGCTGCGCGACCGGCTGGAGCGCAACACGAAGTTCTTCCGCGCGGGGCTGGACAAGCTGGGCTTCGACGTCAAGGCGGGCGAGCATCCCATCATTCCGATCATGGTCTACGACGCGGAGAAGGCGCAGCAGCTCGCGCAGCGGCTGCTGGAACTGGGCGTGTACGTGGTGGGCTTCTTCTACCCCGTGGTGCCCAAGGGCCAGGCCCGCATCCGCGTGCAGATGAGCGCGCTGCATGACGAGGCCGCGCTGCAGGCGGCGCTGGATGCGTTCGGCGCGGCCGGCCGCGAACTGGGGCTGATCTGA
- the ccmD gene encoding heme exporter protein CcmD, with translation MTHSLLPQVLPYGHHGLFIAGAFGMSALLLALELVLLARRCRASARQASTRQ, from the coding sequence ATGACCCATTCGCTGCTCCCGCAGGTGCTGCCATACGGGCACCATGGCCTTTTCATCGCCGGCGCGTTCGGCATGAGCGCGCTGCTGCTGGCGCTGGAACTGGTGCTGCTGGCGCGCCGCTGCCGCGCCAGCGCGCGACAGGCCAGCACGCGCCAATGA
- a CDS encoding helix-turn-helix domain-containing protein, with protein sequence MTQAPVQTPQAEGPPAVGLALQALRQQQRLSLDELSRRAGVSKSMLSQIERNLANPTVAVLWRLANALGVSLADFLAGGAAERPGAGITVLQPHAIPSLKSPDTRCDLRILGPIELAGRFEWYELTIQAGGVLASEPHEAGTQEHLTVLGGSMTVRAGADEKKLRHGETARYAADVAHAISNGGKTTATALLVVVHPG encoded by the coding sequence ATGACGCAAGCCCCGGTCCAGACTCCGCAAGCCGAAGGCCCGCCGGCAGTCGGCCTGGCGCTGCAGGCATTGCGCCAGCAGCAGCGGCTGTCGCTCGACGAACTGTCCCGCCGCGCCGGCGTATCCAAGTCGATGCTGTCGCAGATCGAACGCAACCTGGCCAACCCGACCGTTGCGGTGCTGTGGCGGCTGGCCAATGCGCTGGGCGTGAGCCTGGCCGACTTCCTCGCTGGCGGCGCCGCCGAGCGTCCCGGCGCCGGTATCACCGTGCTGCAGCCGCACGCGATCCCGTCGCTGAAAAGCCCCGATACCCGCTGCGACCTGCGCATCCTTGGCCCGATCGAACTGGCCGGGCGCTTCGAGTGGTATGAACTGACCATCCAGGCCGGCGGCGTGCTGGCCTCCGAGCCGCACGAGGCCGGCACGCAGGAACACCTGACGGTATTGGGCGGGTCGATGACGGTGCGCGCCGGCGCCGACGAGAAGAAGCTGCGGCACGGCGAGACCGCGCGCTATGCGGCTGATGTCGCACATGCGATCTCCAATGGCGGCAAGACCACTGCCACCGCACTACTGGTTGTAGTGCATCCGGGGTAA
- a CDS encoding heme lyase CcmF/NrfE family subunit produces MIAELGHFALIVALLVALVQAAVPLAGAASGRLAWMAVARPAARVQCVLVALSFAALAWSFAASDFSVRYVAANSNSALPLAYRIAAVWGGHEGSMLLWTLMLALWSLAVARYSRQLPLAAVARVLGVMGAISAGFLLFLLFASNPFIRLLPPAMAGRDLNPLLQDPGMVFHPPLLYMGYVGFSVTFAFAVAALLAGRVDAAWARWSRPWTTVAWAFLTLGIMLGSAWAYYELGWGGWWFWDPVENASFVPWLAGTALMHSLAVTEKRGAFRAWTVLLAIFTFSLSLLGTFLVRSGVLTSVHAFAVDPRRGIFILALLGLLTGIALALYAWRAPRLSCVSRRAEFAAVSRESLLLANNVLLAVAAATVLLGTLYPLLVDVLGLGKISVGPAYFEQVFVPLMAPAVLLMGAAPLARWRHGSLPDMARRLRWAGIASVAIGLGLLLVLRNASAMTGLGLLLAAWCVLSAVASLAARLRHQQGRRFSALRQLAPSYWGMLLAHAGVGIFIAGVTLVTGQESLRELPMRAGDTVSVGGYDFRFAGVRQVAGPNYDALRGTLSASRDGKRVAVLHPERRIYRSQDMPTTEAAIDSGLTRDLYVALGENVANSVDGSAWAVRIHVKPFVDWIWAGCVLMALGGLVAACDKRYRLRRRVAAEAAPAPVTEPAAPALASTREETPA; encoded by the coding sequence ATGATCGCCGAACTGGGGCACTTCGCGCTGATCGTCGCGCTGCTGGTCGCACTGGTGCAGGCGGCAGTGCCGCTGGCCGGCGCGGCAAGCGGCAGGCTGGCGTGGATGGCGGTGGCGCGGCCGGCGGCGCGCGTGCAATGCGTGCTGGTGGCATTGTCGTTCGCGGCGCTGGCATGGAGCTTCGCCGCCAGCGACTTCAGCGTGCGCTATGTCGCCGCCAACTCCAACAGCGCCCTGCCGCTTGCCTACCGCATTGCAGCGGTATGGGGCGGGCATGAAGGCTCGATGCTGCTGTGGACGCTGATGCTGGCGCTGTGGTCGCTGGCGGTGGCGCGCTACAGCCGGCAACTGCCACTTGCGGCGGTGGCGCGCGTGCTGGGCGTGATGGGGGCGATCAGCGCGGGCTTCCTGCTGTTCCTGCTGTTTGCCTCCAACCCCTTCATACGGTTGCTGCCGCCGGCGATGGCGGGGCGCGACCTCAATCCATTGCTGCAGGATCCCGGCATGGTCTTCCACCCGCCGCTGCTCTACATGGGCTATGTCGGTTTCTCGGTGACCTTTGCCTTTGCCGTGGCGGCGCTGCTGGCCGGGCGCGTCGACGCCGCCTGGGCGCGCTGGTCGCGGCCGTGGACCACGGTGGCGTGGGCGTTCCTGACGCTGGGCATCATGCTGGGCAGCGCGTGGGCATATTACGAGCTGGGCTGGGGCGGCTGGTGGTTCTGGGATCCGGTCGAGAACGCCTCGTTCGTGCCATGGCTGGCGGGGACCGCACTGATGCATTCGCTGGCGGTCACGGAGAAGCGCGGCGCGTTCCGCGCGTGGACCGTGCTGCTCGCCATCTTCACGTTCTCGCTGAGCCTGCTCGGCACCTTCCTGGTCCGCTCCGGCGTGCTGACCTCGGTGCATGCGTTCGCGGTCGATCCCAGGCGCGGCATCTTCATCCTGGCGCTGCTCGGCCTGCTCACCGGCATCGCGCTGGCGCTGTACGCATGGCGCGCCCCGCGCTTGTCGTGCGTGTCGCGGCGGGCCGAGTTTGCCGCGGTCTCGCGCGAATCGCTGCTGCTGGCCAACAACGTGCTGCTGGCGGTGGCGGCGGCGACGGTGCTGCTCGGCACGCTCTACCCGTTGCTGGTCGATGTGCTGGGACTGGGCAAGATCTCGGTCGGCCCTGCCTACTTCGAACAGGTGTTCGTGCCGCTGATGGCTCCGGCGGTGCTGCTGATGGGCGCGGCGCCGCTGGCGCGCTGGCGCCATGGCAGCCTGCCCGACATGGCACGGCGGCTGCGCTGGGCCGGCATCGCCAGCGTGGCCATCGGCCTGGGGCTGCTGCTGGTGCTGCGCAACGCCTCCGCCATGACCGGGCTGGGGCTGCTGCTGGCGGCATGGTGCGTGCTGAGCGCGGTGGCGAGCCTGGCGGCCCGGCTGCGCCACCAGCAGGGGCGCAGGTTCAGCGCGCTGCGCCAGCTCGCGCCCAGCTACTGGGGCATGCTGCTGGCGCATGCCGGCGTCGGCATCTTCATCGCGGGCGTGACGCTGGTCACCGGGCAGGAAAGCCTGCGCGAACTGCCGATGCGCGCGGGCGATACCGTCAGCGTCGGCGGCTACGACTTCCGCTTCGCCGGCGTGAGGCAGGTCGCCGGTCCCAACTACGACGCGCTGCGCGGCACGCTGTCCGCATCGCGCGACGGCAAGCGCGTGGCGGTGCTCCATCCCGAGCGCCGCATCTACCGCAGCCAGGACATGCCGACCACCGAGGCCGCGATCGACAGCGGCCTGACGCGCGACCTGTATGTGGCGCTGGGCGAGAACGTGGCCAACAGCGTCGATGGCAGCGCCTGGGCCGTGCGCATCCACGTCAAGCCCTTTGTCGACTGGATCTGGGCCGGCTGCGTGCTGATGGCGCTGGGCGGATTGGTGGCCGCGTGCGACAAGCGCTACCGGCTGCGCCGCCGCGTCGCGGCCGAAGCCGCGCCCGCACCGGTGACTGAACCTGCCGCGCCCGCGCTGGCCTCCACGCGCGAGGAGACGCCGGCATGA
- a CDS encoding cytochrome c-type biogenesis protein, with the protein MRRLRAALALWLCCLPLLAAAAPTEAELDARVHALSNELRCLVCQNQTLADSNADLAVDLRRQIREQLRGGASDQAVKDYLVQRYGDFVLYKPPLRPLTWLLWFGPLLLVAGVAWAIVRARARHCGTGAALDDSARRDLESLLNASADPARPRQP; encoded by the coding sequence ATGCGTAGGCTGCGCGCTGCGCTTGCCCTGTGGCTATGCTGCCTGCCGCTGCTGGCGGCTGCCGCGCCGACCGAGGCCGAGCTCGATGCGCGCGTGCATGCGCTGTCCAATGAACTGCGCTGCCTGGTGTGCCAGAACCAGACGCTGGCCGATTCCAACGCCGACCTGGCCGTCGACCTGCGCCGCCAGATCCGCGAGCAGCTGCGCGGCGGCGCCAGCGACCAGGCGGTCAAGGACTACCTGGTGCAGCGCTATGGCGACTTCGTGCTGTACAAGCCGCCGCTGCGGCCGCTGACGTGGCTGTTGTGGTTTGGTCCGCTGCTGCTGGTTGCCGGCGTCGCATGGGCAATCGTGCGGGCTCGCGCGCGTCACTGCGGCACGGGCGCTGCACTTGACGACAGCGCGCGGCGCGACCTCGAAAGCCTGCTCAACGCCTCCGCCGATCCTGCCCGCCCCAGACAACCATGA
- the ccmE gene encoding cytochrome c maturation protein CcmE — MTPRQRRFGMLAAALACGGIALALVLNAFRSNLVFFFSPSQVAAQEAPVARSFRLGGLVEPGSIRREGDGMTVRFVVTDTARQVPVRYRGLLPDLFREGKGVVARGKLEADGTFVASEVLAKHDENYMPPEAADALRQAEQVNRRMAGAPTQGARQ; from the coding sequence ATGACGCCGCGCCAGCGCCGCTTCGGCATGCTCGCCGCGGCCCTGGCCTGCGGCGGCATCGCGCTGGCGCTGGTGCTCAATGCCTTCCGCTCCAACCTGGTGTTCTTCTTCAGCCCCAGCCAGGTGGCCGCGCAGGAAGCGCCGGTGGCGCGCAGCTTCCGGCTTGGCGGACTGGTCGAACCCGGCTCGATCCGGCGCGAAGGCGACGGCATGACCGTGCGCTTCGTCGTCACCGACACCGCGCGGCAGGTGCCGGTGCGCTACCGCGGCCTGCTGCCCGACCTGTTCCGCGAGGGCAAGGGCGTGGTCGCGCGCGGCAAGCTGGAAGCCGACGGCACCTTCGTCGCCAGCGAGGTGCTGGCCAAGCACGACGAGAACTACATGCCGCCCGAAGCCGCCGATGCTCTCAGGCAGGCTGAACAGGTGAACCGCCGCATGGCCGGTGCGCCGACGCAGGGAGCGCGTCAATGA
- the ccmB gene encoding heme exporter protein CcmB has translation MTRTLAAIVAHDVSLSWRRRASLFGSVVFFVIAASLFPLAIGPEPQQLRALAPGILWVTALLASMLSLSRLFAQEHADGSLDQLLLSPHPLALLVLAKIAAHWLTSGLPLLLLTPLLAQQYGLPWGASLLLSASLLVGTPALSLIGAVGAALTLGVRGGAVLLCILVLPLCVPVLVFGASAAAAADAGLDVVPQFSLLGACLALSLFLCPLATAAGLRIAMETPA, from the coding sequence ATGACCCGCACCCTGGCCGCCATCGTCGCGCACGACGTGTCGCTGTCCTGGCGCCGGCGCGCCAGCCTGTTCGGCAGCGTGGTGTTCTTTGTCATCGCGGCGAGCCTGTTCCCGCTGGCGATCGGTCCCGAGCCGCAGCAGCTGCGCGCGCTGGCGCCCGGGATCCTGTGGGTCACGGCGCTGCTGGCGTCGATGCTGTCGCTGTCGCGGCTGTTCGCGCAGGAGCACGCCGATGGCAGCCTCGACCAGCTGCTGCTGTCGCCGCATCCGCTGGCGCTGCTGGTGCTGGCGAAGATCGCGGCGCACTGGCTGACCAGCGGGCTGCCGCTGTTGCTGCTGACACCGTTGCTGGCGCAGCAGTACGGGCTGCCATGGGGTGCATCGCTGCTGCTGTCGGCCTCGCTGCTGGTTGGCACGCCGGCGCTCTCCCTGATCGGCGCGGTGGGCGCCGCGCTGACGCTGGGCGTGCGCGGCGGCGCGGTGCTGCTGTGCATCCTGGTGCTGCCGCTGTGCGTGCCGGTGCTGGTGTTCGGCGCCAGCGCCGCGGCCGCGGCCGACGCCGGGCTCGACGTGGTGCCGCAGTTCTCGTTGCTGGGCGCGTGCCTGGCGCTGTCGCTGTTCCTGTGCCCGCTGGCCACTGCCGCGGGGCTACGCATCGCCATGGAGACACCGGCATGA
- a CDS encoding DsbE family thiol:disulfide interchange protein: protein MTRFLLPLAAFLALAVALAAGLRHDPRELPSPLVGKAAPAFTLPLLEPEGRTLASADMRGRVWLLNVWASWCAACRTEHPVLIDFAAHAPVPLYGLNYKDEAGAARDWLQRLGNPYTASLVDADGRVGIDYGVYGVPETFVIDQQGVVRYRQVGPVTREVLEQKLIPLIERLQRQGGGHA from the coding sequence ATGACCCGCTTCCTGCTGCCGCTCGCCGCCTTCCTCGCGCTCGCCGTTGCGCTGGCGGCGGGGCTGCGCCACGATCCGCGCGAGCTGCCCTCGCCGCTGGTAGGCAAGGCCGCGCCGGCCTTCACGCTGCCGCTGCTGGAACCGGAAGGCCGCACGCTGGCGTCCGCCGACATGCGCGGCAGGGTGTGGCTGCTGAACGTGTGGGCCTCGTGGTGCGCGGCCTGCCGCACCGAACATCCGGTGCTGATCGACTTCGCCGCGCACGCGCCGGTGCCGCTGTACGGCCTGAACTACAAGGACGAGGCCGGCGCCGCACGCGACTGGCTGCAGCGGCTCGGCAACCCCTACACCGCATCGCTGGTCGACGCCGACGGGCGCGTGGGCATCGACTACGGCGTCTATGGCGTGCCCGAGACCTTTGTCATCGACCAGCAGGGCGTGGTGCGCTACCGCCAGGTCGGCCCGGTCACCCGCGAGGTGCTGGAGCAGAAGCTGATCCCGCTGATCGAGCGGCTGCAGCGCCAGGGAGGCGGCCATGCGTAG
- a CDS encoding heme ABC transporter permease: MSQPLPSLPTAGAPRARFAWTAYAAPVRFYPLAGRMAPWFFAAAAVFALAGLYVGFALAPTDAQQGEVYRIIFIHVPAAWMSMFIYLVMAGYCALALVLRTRLSSMMASALAPTGALFTALALWTGALWGQPTWGTWWVWDARLTSELILLFLYLGFIALESAIDEPRRAERACAVLALVGVANIPVIYFSVQWWNTLHQGASVSLTAAPSMAATMLAGMLLMTLACWMYTIAVALVRVRCILRERGEVPVTGETS; this comes from the coding sequence ATGAGCCAGCCGCTGCCATCGCTGCCCACTGCCGGGGCGCCGCGGGCGCGTTTTGCCTGGACGGCATACGCGGCGCCAGTACGGTTCTATCCGCTGGCCGGACGCATGGCGCCGTGGTTCTTCGCCGCGGCGGCGGTGTTCGCCCTCGCCGGCTTGTATGTCGGCTTTGCCCTGGCGCCCACCGACGCGCAGCAGGGCGAGGTCTACCGCATCATCTTCATCCACGTGCCGGCGGCATGGATGTCGATGTTCATCTACCTGGTCATGGCCGGCTACTGCGCGCTGGCGCTGGTGCTGCGCACACGGCTGTCGTCGATGATGGCCTCGGCGCTGGCGCCCACCGGCGCGCTGTTCACGGCGCTGGCGCTCTGGACCGGTGCGCTGTGGGGCCAGCCGACCTGGGGCACGTGGTGGGTCTGGGATGCGCGGCTGACCTCCGAGCTGATCCTGCTGTTCCTGTACCTCGGCTTTATCGCACTGGAATCTGCCATCGACGAGCCGCGCCGCGCCGAGCGCGCCTGCGCGGTGCTGGCGCTGGTGGGCGTGGCCAATATCCCGGTGATCTACTTCTCGGTGCAGTGGTGGAACACGCTGCACCAGGGCGCTTCGGTCAGCCTGACGGCGGCGCCGTCGATGGCGGCCACCATGCTGGCGGGCATGCTGCTGATGACGCTGGCGTGCTGGATGTACACCATCGCCGTGGCGCTGGTGCGCGTGCGCTGCATCCTGCGCGAGCGCGGCGAAGTGCCGGTTACCGGAGAGACATCATGA
- a CDS encoding xanthine dehydrogenase family Fe-S subunit translates to MQTIEFTVNGRRVSGACADRTHLGDYLRDTHRLTGTHLGCEHGVCGACTVLVDGKPVRSCITFAAACQGADIVTVEGYEDDAVMADLRAAFNRHHALQCGYCTPGMLATARDIVLRLPDADEATIRHELSGNLCRCTGYMGIVAAIRSVLDARRAAAGVIARHAGAAAAPLAFAGFTVADEALGTQPHLAAAGSAEPERSADRKGWSRIEGGFNVPYALDEVWTFMADLPAVAGCLPGAVLTEVAGEKVRGHIAIKFGPMSARFEGAARLQRDDANKRGVLKGAGQDSLSNSKAAGDIAYQLRALSAGGTEVAVDLQYSLQGPLAQFSRSGLVRDFVRRMIADFGKSVSRRMDPTLSDAERNQAVRLNPVAVFFGVLWERVKRLFGAR, encoded by the coding sequence GTGCAGACCATCGAATTCACCGTCAACGGCCGCCGGGTGTCCGGCGCGTGCGCGGACCGGACGCACCTGGGCGACTACCTGCGCGACACGCATCGTCTGACCGGCACGCACCTTGGCTGCGAGCATGGCGTGTGCGGCGCCTGCACCGTGCTGGTGGATGGCAAGCCGGTGCGCTCGTGCATCACCTTTGCCGCCGCCTGCCAGGGCGCCGACATCGTCACGGTGGAGGGCTACGAGGACGACGCGGTCATGGCCGACCTGCGCGCCGCCTTCAACCGGCACCACGCCCTGCAATGCGGCTACTGCACGCCCGGCATGCTGGCCACCGCACGCGATATCGTGCTGCGCCTGCCCGATGCCGACGAAGCCACCATCCGGCATGAGTTGTCGGGCAACCTGTGCCGCTGCACCGGCTATATGGGCATCGTCGCCGCGATCCGTTCGGTGCTGGACGCGCGCCGCGCGGCCGCCGGCGTGATCGCGCGGCATGCCGGCGCGGCCGCCGCACCGCTGGCGTTTGCGGGCTTCACGGTCGCGGACGAGGCGCTCGGCACGCAGCCGCACCTGGCTGCGGCGGGCAGCGCCGAGCCCGAGCGCTCGGCCGACCGCAAGGGCTGGTCGCGCATCGAAGGCGGCTTTAACGTGCCCTATGCGCTGGACGAGGTATGGACCTTCATGGCGGATTTGCCGGCCGTGGCCGGCTGCCTGCCCGGCGCGGTGCTGACGGAAGTGGCCGGGGAGAAGGTAAGGGGCCATATCGCGATCAAGTTCGGCCCTATGTCGGCAAGGTTCGAGGGGGCCGCGCGCCTGCAGCGCGATGATGCGAACAAGCGCGGCGTGCTGAAGGGTGCGGGACAGGACTCGCTCAGCAATTCCAAGGCCGCGGGCGATATCGCTTACCAGCTCAGGGCCTTGTCCGCCGGCGGGACCGAAGTCGCGGTCGATCTGCAGTATTCGCTGCAAGGGCCGCTGGCCCAGTTCTCGCGCTCGGGGCTGGTGCGGGACTTCGTGCGGCGGATGATCGCCGACTTCGGCAAATCGGTATCGCGCAGGATGGACCCGACGCTCTCCGACGCCGAACGGAACCAGGCCGTGCGCCTGAATCCGGTGGCAGTGTTCTTCGGCGTACTGTGGGAGCGTGTGAAGCGCTTGTTCGGCGCCCGCTGA